Proteins from a single region of Helicobacter sp. 'house sparrow 1':
- a CDS encoding UDP-N-acetylmuramoyl-L-alanyl-D-glutamate--2,6-diaminopimelate ligase yields MKIDFMINYEGREYQYLSDNTRDDAENVLFVETPRNKEFAEAFKRSNRAVLNYKELKKYFSFPSKIIGITGTNGKTTIANLIYHILLDNGYSCAMIGTQGVYFNHRQVKAKGLTTPTILELYQNFDFLAKNQCEVVVMEVSSHAIEQERIYGIDFDVRVLSNITSDHLDYHKDLRTYRDVKNSFFGNQGKKVINLDEKNAKFNPSNTLLYSIFSQADIWVKRYDLADGISAQIVCGDREIELKSRLYGLHNLYNILAAVGSIWTLNLLPLKKAIQSLENFKGVSGRMEVISNQPLIIVDFAHTHDGMERIFQSFPNRNIVVLFGAGGDRDRSKRPLMGKIADQYAKRIYLTNDNPRTEDPLLILQDILDGISQKQKVVVELDRREAIKKAMDSQEQDEILFILGKGDEVEQILKDKTIPFDDREVVREFL; encoded by the coding sequence ATGAAAATAGATTTTATGATAAATTATGAGGGTAGAGAATATCAATATTTAAGTGACAATACAAGGGATGATGCAGAGAATGTTTTATTTGTCGAAACACCAAGAAATAAGGAGTTTGCAGAGGCTTTTAAAAGATCCAACAGGGCTGTTTTAAATTATAAGGAACTTAAGAAATATTTTTCTTTTCCTTCAAAAATTATAGGTATTACAGGGACAAATGGGAAAACAACCATTGCCAATCTCATCTATCATATACTTTTAGATAATGGCTATTCTTGTGCAATGATTGGAACCCAAGGGGTGTATTTTAATCATAGGCAGGTTAAAGCAAAAGGACTTACTACACCAACAATTTTAGAGCTCTATCAAAACTTTGATTTTTTGGCTAAAAATCAATGTGAAGTTGTTGTGATGGAGGTAAGTTCTCATGCAATTGAACAAGAAAGAATTTATGGGATTGATTTTGATGTAAGAGTTTTGAGTAATATTACAAGTGATCACCTTGATTACCATAAAGATTTGCGAACCTATAGGGATGTTAAGAATAGTTTTTTTGGCAATCAAGGAAAGAAAGTAATTAATTTGGATGAGAAAAATGCAAAGTTTAATCCATCAAATACATTGCTTTATAGTATTTTTTCTCAAGCTGATATTTGGGTAAAAAGATATGATCTAGCAGATGGAATTTCTGCACAGATTGTTTGTGGTGATAGGGAAATAGAGTTAAAATCTAGACTCTATGGATTGCATAATCTTTATAATATACTTGCAGCAGTAGGGAGTATATGGACATTAAATCTTCTGCCACTAAAAAAAGCTATCCAAAGTTTGGAAAATTTTAAAGGGGTGAGTGGGCGTATGGAAGTAATCTCTAACCAACCTTTGATTATTGTAGATTTTGCGCATACCCATGATGGAATGGAGAGAATCTTTCAAAGTTTTCCAAATAGAAATATTGTAGTTTTATTTGGTGCTGGTGGAGATAGAGATAGAAGCAAGCGCCCATTGATGGGTAAGATAGCAGATCAATATGCCAAAAGAATCTATTTAACAAATGATAATCCAAGGACAGAAGATCCCTTATTGATACTTCAAGATATTTTAGATGGTATTAGTCAAAAACAAAAAGTGGTAGTAGAGCTTGATAGAAGAGAAGCTATTAAAAAAGCAATGGATTCCCAAGAGCAAGATGAAATTTTGTTTATCTTGGGAAAAGGTGATGAAGTAGAGCAGATTTTAAAAGATAAAACCATTCCTTTTGATGATAGGGAAGTAGTAAGAGAGTTTTTATAA
- the fliY gene encoding flagellar motor switch protein FliY, with protein sequence MNDFIKLFIQEAISTIEGLTGSSPNIKEIKSIDLKQEKISPPYALTSIETSGDFHTSLAIATPVELATALADTMVGGEGNAKESMDDDDLDANKEINSNIFGALSTSLGSQKKLPKLSFSCKSIEFVTSDQDHQGYTKAYNFSFELNTISSHFWLLSSADLENNLTQEAPTAKETTTQEQAQTTSSLSSDEMKNIAMLLDVKLNVKVRIGQKRMLLKDVVSMDIGSVIELNQLANDPLEILIDDKVIAKGEVVIVDGNFGIQVTEIGTKRQRLEQLKGH encoded by the coding sequence ATGAATGATTTTATTAAACTTTTTATTCAAGAGGCTATCTCTACAATAGAAGGACTAACAGGATCAAGTCCCAATATTAAGGAAATAAAAAGCATAGATTTAAAACAAGAAAAGATTTCTCCTCCCTATGCACTGACTTCTATTGAAACTAGTGGAGACTTTCATACCTCACTAGCAATTGCAACTCCCGTTGAACTTGCAACTGCCCTTGCTGATACAATGGTTGGTGGAGAAGGTAATGCAAAAGAAAGTATGGATGATGATGATTTGGATGCTAATAAAGAAATTAATTCAAATATTTTTGGTGCCCTATCCACCAGCTTGGGTTCTCAAAAAAAATTGCCCAAACTAAGTTTTTCTTGCAAAAGCATAGAATTTGTAACCTCAGATCAAGATCATCAAGGCTATACTAAAGCCTATAATTTCTCTTTTGAACTCAACACAATTTCATCGCATTTTTGGCTTTTATCTTCAGCTGATTTGGAAAACAATCTGACACAAGAAGCCCCTACAGCTAAAGAAACAACCACTCAAGAACAAGCACAAACAACAAGTAGTCTTTCAAGCGATGAGATGAAAAATATTGCAATGCTACTGGATGTTAAACTAAATGTAAAAGTAAGAATTGGACAAAAAAGAATGCTTTTAAAAGACGTGGTATCTATGGATATTGGAAGCGTAATAGAATTAAATCAACTTGCAAACGACCCCCTAGAAATCTTAATTGATGATAAAGTAATTGCAAAAGGTGAAGTGGTAATTGTAGATGGAAACTTTGGAATCCAAGTGACAGAAATAGGGACAAAGCGCCAAAGATTAGAACAACTAAAAGGCCATTAA
- the fliM gene encoding flagellar motor switch protein FliM has translation MADILSQEEIDALLEVIDEDHTPELERSSLLPNKQVMLYDFKRPNRVSKEQLRAFRGIHDKMARNLSSQISAIMRSIVEIQLHSVDQMTYGEFLMSLPSPTSFNVFSMKPMDGTGVLEINPSIVFSMIDRLLGGKGETYDSQREFSDIELNLLDSILRQIMQTLKDAWAPVTEIFPSIDAKESSPNVVQIVAQNEVVIMVVMEIIIGHSSGMINLCYPVISLETILSRLGSRDLVFSETSSKKSRNKELQALIGGANINISASIGQASLSLRDILDLQAGDIIRLNRKADDTVLVAIDGKDKFLADIGLQRYRKSIKIKEVLKTEKDQVKEILEMLEMRRKNRINEIETEEEENYE, from the coding sequence ATGGCTGACATATTAAGTCAAGAGGAAATTGATGCGCTACTAGAAGTAATAGATGAGGATCATACTCCTGAGCTAGAAAGAAGCAGTTTACTCCCAAATAAGCAAGTGATGCTTTATGACTTTAAAAGACCCAACCGTGTAAGCAAAGAGCAATTAAGGGCCTTTAGAGGCATTCACGATAAAATGGCTAGAAATCTCTCTAGTCAGATTTCTGCCATTATGCGTAGCATTGTTGAGATTCAATTACACAGTGTAGATCAGATGACTTATGGAGAATTTTTAATGAGTCTCCCAAGTCCCACAAGCTTTAATGTTTTTTCAATGAAGCCCATGGATGGAACGGGGGTTTTAGAAATTAATCCAAGCATTGTGTTTTCAATGATTGATCGCTTACTTGGAGGAAAGGGGGAAACTTATGATAGCCAAAGAGAATTTAGCGATATTGAATTAAATCTTTTAGATAGTATTCTAAGGCAAATAATGCAAACTCTAAAAGATGCTTGGGCTCCTGTTACCGAGATCTTTCCAAGTATTGATGCCAAGGAATCTAGTCCTAATGTCGTCCAAATTGTTGCACAAAATGAAGTAGTTATCATGGTTGTAATGGAAATTATTATAGGACATAGTAGTGGTATGATTAATCTTTGTTATCCTGTGATTTCACTTGAAACAATCCTATCAAGATTAGGTAGCAGAGATCTTGTGTTCTCTGAAACAAGCTCTAAAAAAAGTCGCAATAAAGAATTACAGGCTCTAATTGGAGGTGCAAATATTAATATTAGTGCATCTATCGGTCAAGCAAGTCTATCTCTAAGAGATATTTTAGATCTACAAGCAGGAGATATTATTAGATTAAATAGAAAAGCTGATGATACAGTTTTGGTAGCTATTGATGGCAAAGATAAATTTTTAGCAGATATTGGATTACAAAGATATCGAAAGAGCATAAAAATCAAAGAGGTCTTAAAAACAGAAAAAGACCAAGTAAAAGAGATATTAGAAATGCTTGAAATGCGAAGAAAAAATAGAATTAATGAAATAGAAACAGAGGAGGAAGAAAACTATGAATGA
- a CDS encoding RNA polymerase sigma factor FliA, which translates to MNVYNQNIRHSQDELAIQYLPAVRAMAYRIKERVPSSVDINDLISIGTEELIKLARKYDSAINDSFWGYARTRVNGALLDYLRSLDIISRANRKLIKSIDFETTRYYNKYQEEPSDEYLAEILNETLEKIKEAKIASDIYLLVPIDEQYNVIEGSTIIDKLEQEELIDKIKAALSELTEREQLVIQMYFFEEMSLSEIKEVLDITESRISQITKEVIKKIRRSIGEHNG; encoded by the coding sequence ATGAATGTTTATAACCAAAATATCAGACATTCTCAAGATGAACTTGCCATACAATATCTTCCAGCAGTAAGGGCTATGGCCTATCGCATCAAAGAGAGAGTACCAAGCTCTGTGGATATTAATGATTTGATCTCTATAGGAACTGAGGAGTTAATTAAGCTTGCCAGAAAATATGATAGTGCTATTAATGATTCATTTTGGGGATATGCTAGAACACGAGTTAATGGAGCATTACTAGATTATCTCCGATCGCTTGATATCATCTCGCGTGCTAACAGAAAACTCATTAAAAGTATTGATTTTGAGACTACTCGCTACTACAATAAATATCAAGAAGAGCCTAGTGATGAATATCTTGCAGAAATTCTTAATGAGACTTTAGAAAAGATCAAAGAAGCAAAAATTGCTTCAGATATTTATCTTCTTGTCCCTATTGATGAGCAGTACAATGTAATTGAGGGTAGCACAATTATTGATAAGCTTGAGCAAGAAGAACTTATTGATAAAATTAAAGCTGCTCTCTCAGAGCTAACAGAAAGGGAACAGCTTGTAATACAGATGTATTTTTTTGAAGAAATGAGCCTTAGTGAAATCAAGGAGGTTTTAGATATCACAGAATCTAGAATTTCACAAATCACAAAAGAAGTAATCAAGAAGATTAGAAGATCCATAGGAGAACATAATGGCTGA
- a CDS encoding P-loop NTPase has translation MSENQATKLEQLLRGEKKLHSTKFIAITSGKGGVGKSTISANLAFILAKMGYKIGVFDADIGLANLDLIFGVRTKQNILHVLKGEASFDDIICPVDKNLFLIPGDSGEEILKFADKFNILDSFANESLVFEAFDYVIVDTGAGIGTTTQAFLNASDYVIVITTPDPSAITDAYATIKINAKYREEILMIVNMASRNQEALNIFQKIQSVALKNIPHLKLFYLGNFLANNTVRGSTKYRELITKTEPYNAFSLNMEEVARQLISKVERNMLETPKANFGSFLKRMLSYL, from the coding sequence ATGAGCGAAAATCAAGCAACAAAACTTGAACAATTACTTCGTGGTGAAAAGAAATTACATTCCACGAAGTTTATTGCAATTACAAGCGGAAAAGGTGGGGTAGGAAAATCAACAATTAGTGCCAATCTTGCCTTTATTCTTGCAAAAATGGGATATAAAATTGGGGTCTTTGATGCAGATATCGGATTAGCAAATCTTGATCTTATTTTTGGTGTGCGCACCAAACAAAATATATTGCATGTACTAAAGGGAGAAGCAAGCTTTGATGATATTATTTGTCCTGTAGATAAAAACCTCTTCTTAATACCTGGAGATAGTGGCGAAGAGATATTGAAATTTGCCGATAAATTTAATATTTTGGATAGTTTTGCAAATGAGAGTCTTGTTTTTGAAGCTTTTGATTATGTGATTGTAGATACGGGTGCAGGTATTGGAACTACCACACAGGCTTTTTTAAATGCTTCAGATTATGTGATTGTAATCACCACACCAGATCCATCTGCGATTACAGATGCCTATGCGACAATAAAAATCAATGCAAAATATAGAGAAGAGATTTTAATGATTGTTAATATGGCTTCAAGAAATCAAGAGGCCTTAAATATTTTCCAAAAAATACAAAGTGTGGCTCTAAAAAATATCCCTCATCTAAAACTCTTTTATTTGGGCAACTTTTTGGCCAATAATACCGTGAGAGGGTCTACTAAATATAGAGAACTCATCACAAAAACCGAACCATATAATGCCTTTAGTCTTAATATGGAGGAAGTAGCAAGACAATTAATCTCAAAAGTGGAACGCAATATGCTTGAAACTCCAAAAGCAAACTTTGGTAGTTTCTTAAAAAGGATGCTTAGTTATCTTTAG
- the flhF gene encoding flagellar biosynthesis protein FlhF, translating to MKLYTYGGETAAQALKIAQEKHGEDALVVKTREVRKKTLGQAGLYEIIVAVEEDTQDTPPPPKNSIQKRLDEITQKNAKKKYFGNFEEENQNDAVSVQLSSAVREINQTLDNKKASDDFDLRFESKVLRKEEEKFKKEQNESKEFKAIKTELDKINDRMKLIQSMFWEEKSPNNIQIPQEFAEIYRIAKNSGMHSAHLDEIMQLSLELMPLKMRENSLTIKRYFREVLRKMLYCRNENLDLGNKKIIMLTGPTGVGKTTTLAKLAARYSKLLDKKYRVGIITLDTYRIGALEQLTWYARKMKISIETVIEPEDFLKEIDALRYCDIILVDTAGHSQHDKQKINQLKKFTQNNYKIDIALVLSATTKYEDLRDIYQSFSELDIDSFIFSKLDESKGLGNLFSLAYETKKTISYLSVGQEVPTDLCVASNDYLADCLLDGFYNPSKGRK from the coding sequence ATGAAACTTTATACCTATGGTGGAGAAACTGCTGCTCAAGCATTAAAAATTGCGCAAGAAAAGCATGGTGAAGATGCACTTGTTGTAAAAACTAGAGAAGTGAGAAAAAAGACATTAGGTCAAGCAGGTTTGTATGAGATTATTGTTGCAGTAGAAGAAGACACTCAAGATACTCCACCTCCTCCAAAAAATAGTATTCAAAAGCGTCTTGATGAAATTACACAAAAAAATGCAAAGAAAAAATATTTTGGTAATTTTGAAGAAGAAAATCAAAATGATGCTGTAAGCGTTCAACTTTCAAGCGCTGTAAGAGAAATCAATCAAACTTTAGATAATAAAAAAGCTTCTGATGATTTTGATTTAAGGTTTGAAAGCAAAGTTCTTAGAAAAGAAGAGGAAAAATTTAAAAAAGAACAAAATGAGAGCAAAGAATTCAAGGCAATAAAAACCGAACTGGATAAAATTAATGATAGGATGAAGCTTATCCAAAGTATGTTTTGGGAAGAAAAATCACCCAATAATATACAAATCCCCCAAGAATTTGCAGAAATTTATAGAATTGCAAAAAATAGCGGTATGCATTCTGCCCATCTTGATGAAATTATGCAATTAAGCTTAGAGCTGATGCCTTTAAAAATGAGGGAAAACTCTTTGACTATCAAGCGGTATTTCAGAGAAGTCTTGAGAAAAATGCTTTATTGCCGAAATGAAAACCTTGATTTAGGAAATAAAAAAATTATTATGCTAACTGGACCAACAGGAGTTGGAAAAACCACAACATTAGCAAAACTTGCCGCAAGATATTCCAAACTTTTAGATAAGAAATATCGAGTGGGAATCATAACTTTAGACACTTATAGAATAGGTGCTTTAGAGCAACTTACTTGGTATGCAAGAAAAATGAAAATTAGTATAGAAACAGTGATTGAGCCTGAAGATTTCTTAAAAGAAATTGATGCGCTCAGATATTGTGATATTATTCTTGTAGATACAGCTGGGCACTCTCAGCATGATAAACAAAAAATCAATCAACTAAAAAAATTCACACAAAACAATTATAAAATTGACATCGCGCTAGTTTTATCTGCGACAACAAAATATGAGGACTTAAGGGATATCTATCAATCTTTTAGTGAACTAGATATTGATTCTTTTATCTTTAGTAAATTAGATGAAAGCAAGGGTTTGGGAAATCTGTTTTCTCTTGCATATGAAACAAAAAAAACAATTAGTTATCTTTCTGTAGGTCAAGAAGTACCCACAGACCTATGTGTGGCGTCAAATGACTATCTTGCTGACTGCTTGCTTGATGGTTTTTATAATCCAAGTAAAGGTAGAAAATGA
- the folK gene encoding 2-amino-4-hydroxy-6-hydroxymethyldihydropteridine diphosphokinase has protein sequence MRKIFFTPHFPFSTPFFKKNSALNTFTIGIGGNQGNCFQTFDHLFSWFQKNKLFFIVSSSPIYQNPAFGYTNQQDFYNATLTLQTPLYLRAVFCTIFYLERKFKRPRKRVFKNAPRTLDIDLLFFNKIKITYPHLKIPHPYWKQRESVIIPLMLQNLQKER, from the coding sequence ATGCGGAAGATATTTTTTACCCCCCATTTTCCTTTCTCCACTCCCTTTTTTAAAAAAAATTCTGCTTTAAATACTTTTACAATAGGAATTGGAGGGAATCAAGGGAATTGCTTCCAAACTTTTGATCATTTATTTTCATGGTTTCAAAAAAATAAACTCTTTTTTATTGTCTCCTCAAGTCCCATTTATCAAAATCCTGCATTTGGATATACCAACCAACAAGACTTTTATAATGCAACTCTTACTCTACAAACCCCTCTTTATTTAAGGGCGGTTTTTTGTACAATTTTCTATCTTGAAAGAAAATTCAAAAGACCTAGAAAAAGAGTTTTTAAAAATGCGCCAAGAACCCTAGATATTGATCTCTTATTCTTTAATAAGATTAAAATCACCTACCCGCATCTAAAAATTCCCCACCCGTATTGGAAACAACGAGAATCTGTTATAATACCACTGATGCTACAAAATCTACAAAAGGAAAGGTGA